From one Phycodurus eques isolate BA_2022a chromosome 19, UOR_Pequ_1.1, whole genome shotgun sequence genomic stretch:
- the LOC133417809 gene encoding speckle-type POZ protein yields MSSGPVAESWCYTQIKVVKFSYMWTINNFSFCREEMGEVIKSSTFSSGANDKLKWCLRVNPKGLDEESKDYLSLYLLLVSCPKAEVRAKFKFSILNAKGEETKAMESQRAYRFVQGKDWGFKKFIRRDFLLDEANGLLPDDKLTLFCEVSVVQDSVNISGQNTMNMVKVPDCRLADELGGLWENSRFTDCSLCVAGQEFQAHKAILAARSPVFSAMFEHEMEESKKNRVEINDVEPEVFKEMMCFIYTDKAPNLDKMADDLLAAADKYALERLKVMCEDALCTSLSVENAAEILILADLHSADQLKTQAVDFINYHAAEVMETAGWKSMVDSHPHLVAEAYRSLASAQCPFLGPPRKRLKQS; encoded by the exons ATGTCCAGCGGGCCTGTGGCTGAGAGCTGGTGCTACACGCAG ATCAAAGTCGTGAAGTTCTCGTACATGTGGACCATCAACAACTTCAGCTTCTGTCGTGAGGAGATGGGCGAGGTTATCAAGAGCTCCACCTTCTCCTCAGGGGCCAATGACAAGCTGAAGTG GTGTTTGCGCGTCAATCCCAAAGGTCTGGACGAGGAGAGCAAAGACTACTTGTCTCTCTACCTGCTGCTGGTCAGCTGTCCGAAGGCCGAGGTCCGAGCCAAGTTCAAGTTCTCCATCCTCAACGCCAAGGGGGAGGAGACCAAAGCCATGG AAAGCCAGAGGGCGTATCGCTTTGTGCAAGGGAAAGATTGGGGCTTTAAAAAGTTCATCCGGAGAGACTTTCTCCTCGACGAAGCCAACGGTCTTCTGCCCGACGACAAGCTCACACTCTTCTGTGAG GTGAGTGTGGTGCAGGACTCGGTCAACATATCCGGCCAGAACACCATGAACATGGTGAAGGTTCCCGACTGCCGACTAGCCGACGAGCTGGGTGGCTTGTGGGAGAACTCCCGCTTCACTGACTGTTCCCTGTGCGTCGCCGGCCAGGAGTTCCAGGCCCACAAAGCCATCCTGGCAG CACGCTCTCCTGTGTTCAGCGCTATGTTTGAACATGAGATGGAAGAGAGCAAAAAG AACCGAGTGGAAATCAACGACGTGGAGCCCGAGGTCTTTAAAGAGATGATGTGTTTCATTTACACTGACAAGGCCCCCAACTTAGACAAGATGGCCGACGACCTTCTCGCTGCAGCTGACAAA taCGCTCTGGAGAGACTGAAGGTCATGTGCGAGGACGCACTGTGCACCAGTCTGTCCGTGGAGAACGCGGCGGAGATCCTCATCCTGGCCGACCTGCACAGCGCCGACCAGCTGAAAACGCAGGCGGTCGACTTCATCAACTA CCACGCCGCTGAGGTGATGGAGACAGCGGGCTGGAAGTCCATGGTGGATTCCCATCCTCACCTGGTGGCCGAAGCATACCGCTCGCTGGCCTCGGCCCAGTGCCCTTTCCTCGGACCGCCACGCAAGCGCCTCAAACAATCTTAA